One Staphylococcus simiae genomic region harbors:
- the vraT gene encoding cell wall-active antibiotics response protein VraT, translated as MTHKYISTQMLIIFTALMIIANFYYIFFEKIGFLLVLLLGCVLVYVGYLYFHKIRGLLAFWIGALLIAFTLLSNKYTIIILFLFLLLLMIRYLIHKFKPMKVIATEETMSSPSFIKQKWFGEQKTPVYVYKWQDVQIQHGIGDLHIDLTKAANIKENNTIVVRHILGKVQVLVPINYNINLHMAAFYGSAYVNDKSYKVENDNIHIEEIVKTDNYTINIYVSTFIGDVEVVYR; from the coding sequence ATGACACATAAATATATATCAACACAAATGTTGATTATTTTTACGGCATTAATGATTATTGCTAATTTCTACTATATTTTCTTTGAGAAAATTGGATTTTTACTTGTTTTATTATTAGGATGTGTTCTAGTTTATGTAGGATATTTATATTTCCACAAAATTAGAGGTTTATTAGCGTTTTGGATTGGTGCATTGTTAATAGCATTTACTTTATTATCAAACAAATACACAATTATTATTTTGTTCTTATTTTTATTACTATTAATGATTCGCTATCTTATTCATAAATTTAAACCGATGAAAGTTATAGCGACAGAAGAAACAATGTCGTCCCCATCATTTATCAAACAAAAGTGGTTTGGTGAGCAAAAAACACCAGTCTATGTCTATAAATGGCAAGATGTCCAAATACAACATGGTATTGGGGATTTACACATTGATTTAACAAAGGCGGCAAACATTAAAGAAAATAATACAATTGTCGTGAGACATATCTTAGGTAAAGTCCAAGTGTTAGTGCCTATTAATTACAATATTAATTTACATATGGCAGCATTCTACGGTAGCGCATATGTCAATGATAAATCTTATAAAGTTGAAAATGATAATATTCACATTGAAGAAATAGTGAAAACTGACAATTACACGATTAATATCTACGTATCAACATTTATAGGAGACGTAGAGGTGGTTTATCGATGA
- the vraS gene encoding sensor histidine kinase VraS, whose protein sequence is MNHYIRTIGSMLILVYSMLAAFFFIDKVFVNIIYFQGMFYTQIFGIPVFLFLNLIIIFLCIIVGSILAYKINQQNEWIKTQIERSIEGETVGINDQNIELYSETIELYHTLVPLNQELHKLRLKTQNLTNENYNINDVKVKKIIEDERQRLARELHDSVSQQLFAASMMLSAIKETTLEPPLDQQIPILEKMVQDAQLEMRALLLHLRPLGLKDKSLGEGIKDLVVDLQKKVPMKVVHDIQEFKVPKGIEDHLFRITQEAISNTLRHSDGTKVTVELFNNEDYLLLRIQDDGKGFDMNDKVKQSYGLKNMEERALEIGATFHIISMPDAGTRIEVKAPLNKEDSYDD, encoded by the coding sequence ATGAATCACTATATAAGAACGATAGGTTCTATGTTGATTTTAGTATATAGTATGTTAGCGGCATTTTTCTTTATTGATAAAGTGTTTGTTAATATCATTTATTTTCAAGGGATGTTTTATACCCAAATTTTTGGTATTCCAGTATTTCTATTTTTAAATTTAATTATTATCTTCTTATGTATTATTGTAGGATCTATTTTAGCTTATAAGATTAATCAACAAAATGAATGGATTAAGACTCAAATTGAACGCTCTATAGAAGGTGAAACTGTTGGTATTAATGACCAAAATATTGAACTGTATAGTGAAACGATTGAGTTATATCATACATTAGTGCCTTTAAATCAAGAATTACATAAATTAAGATTAAAGACACAAAATTTAACTAACGAAAATTATAATATTAATGATGTCAAAGTTAAAAAAATAATCGAAGATGAACGACAACGTCTAGCTAGAGAATTACATGACTCAGTCAGTCAGCAATTATTCGCTGCTAGTATGATGCTTTCTGCAATTAAGGAGACGACTTTAGAGCCACCATTAGATCAACAAATTCCTATTTTGGAAAAAATGGTGCAAGATGCGCAATTGGAGATGAGAGCACTATTATTACATTTAAGACCTCTAGGATTAAAAGATAAGTCATTAGGAGAGGGCATTAAAGACTTAGTTGTAGATTTACAGAAGAAAGTACCTATGAAAGTTGTCCATGACATTCAAGAGTTCAAAGTACCAAAAGGAATTGAAGATCATTTATTTAGAATTACTCAAGAAGCAATTTCTAATACACTTAGACACTCCGATGGTACTAAAGTGACTGTTGAATTATTTAACAATGAAGATTATCTGTTATTAAGAATTCAAGATGACGGTAAAGGCTTCGATATGAATGATAAAGTAAAACAAAGTTATGGCTTGAAGAATATGGAAGAAAGAGCATTAGAAATTGGTGCGACATTCCATATAATTTCAATGCCGGATGCAGGAACGCGTATAGAGGTAAAAGCACCTCTTAATAAGGAGGATTCATATGACGATTAA